In Massilia sp. METH4, the genomic window GACGGAGACGAAATTCACCGGCACCATGACGGCGGCGTAGCGGGCGAAGCCGATATCGAAATAATCGGCCGAGACGATGTTGACCAGGTTCGATACCACCAGGGGCAGGCTGGCCGTGTCGGCGATGAAGCCGGCCGCCATGACGAACGCCAGCGTGGAACGGTCATTGAAGCGCAGCGCGCGCAGCATGGCGATCACGATCGGGGTGAGGATCAGGGCCGCGCCATCGTTGGCGAACACCGCCGCGACGGCCGCACCGAGCAGGACCAGCATCGCGAACAGGCGCCTGCCGTTGCCTTTTCCCCAGCGCGCCACGTGCAGCGCGGCCCATTCGAAGAAGCCGGCCTTGTCCAGCAGCAGGCTGATGATGATGACGGCGACGAAGGCGCCGGTGGCGTTCCACACGATATTCCAGACCACGGGAATATCGGCCACATGAATGACGCCGGCAAGCAGGGCCGCCAGTGCGCCGGCCGCGGCGCTCCAGCCGATGCCCAGGCCGCGCGGCTGCCAGATGACGAAAATGAGGGTCGCAACGAAGATCAGGAACGCGATCAGCACGGGTCCATCCTTGAAAGAAGAAAATCAGCGAGGCGCCGACAGGCGCCCCTCGGATGCCACGCCAGCGTGGCAGTGCGATCAGGGCACGAGCGTGCCGATGCGATCCAGCTCGGCCTTGAAGCGTGCCTTGTCGCCGCGCAGTTCCTCCAGCGGCAGCGCCAGGAATGCCTGGAGACGGGCCAGGATGATTTCGTAGGTACGCTCGAACGCGCCCTCGATTTCTTCCTCGCTACCGACGACGTGGCCCGGATCGTCGAGCCCCCAATGCGTGCGCAGCACGGGGCCCAGGTAGGCCGGGCACGTTTCGCCCGCCGCGCTGCCGCACACGGTCACGACGATGTCAGGCGTTACCGGCAAGTCGTCCCACGATTTGCTGAAGTAACCCTCGGTCGAGATGCCCTTGCGGTGCAGGAGGGCGACGGCGCGCGGGTGCAACTGGCCAGCCGGCTGGCTGCCCGCGCTGATCGCCTTCAGGCCGGACGGGGCGAAATGGTTGAAGGTTCCTTCGGACAGGACGGAGCGGCACGAGTTGCCGGTGCAGAGAAACAGGACGTTCATCTATTTGAATGAGGTGATTGATCGGATCAGTTCGGGGAAACGGCATCGCAACTGCCGTTATCGGGACCGCAGGGGACGCCTCCGCAGCAGTTCTCGGTGAGGAAGCCAATGAGGCCGTTCATCGTCTGGATATCCGCGGAATAGATCACGAAGCGGCCTTCCTGCTTCGAAGACAGCAGCTTCGCATGCGTGAGCTCCTTCAGATGGAAGGACAGCGACGATGGCGCGATGTCGAGCTTATCGGCGATCTTGCTGGCTGCGAGTCCCGCCGGGCCGGCCTGCACCAGGAGCCGGAACACGGCCAGCCGGCTTTCCTGGGCCAGGGCCGCCAGCGCCGCCAACACTTCCTTCGTCTGCATGTCCACACTCCCTTTGATGATTCGACAATCGTGGAACGATCATACAATATGCCATACGACATTTCAAATAATATCGAACTATCTTGACAGCTTCGTGACAAGGGTCGTAAGCTTTATTCGTTGAATGACGAATGAGATGACATGACAACCTGTTGCGAGATCAAGGCGCCGGCGTCGCAGTCGGCGGTCGATGTGGATGACCTGGCGGTGATGTGCAAGGCACTGGGCCACCCGGCGCGGGTGCAGCTGTTGAAACACCTTGCCGAATACGGCGCATGCTACTTCGGCAACCTGACGGACTTCCTGCCGCTGGCCCCATCGACGGTATCGCAGCACGTTACCATCCTGAAGCAGTCCGGACTGATTCTTGGATCCTCCGACGAGCAGCGAGTGTGCTACTGCGTGAACCCGGATCGGCTGGCCCAGTTGAAGCAAATGATCGGAACCTTCTGAATTTTTTCTCATTTATTCGTATTTCGACGAATAACGAAGGAGCATTGGATGGAGCACATGATGACATTTCGTCCGGCTACCGCCGCGGACTTGCCAGCAATCGAAGCATTGCTCGAGGCAGCGGCGTTGCCGCTGGAAGGTGCCCGCGATCATCTCGACGACTTTCTAGTCGGCGAAGTCGACGGCGTTGTGGGTTGCGTGGGCGGCTACGAACGGTACGACCGTCTCGCCTTGTTGCGTTCGATGGCGGTTACGGGACATTGGCGTGGCCGGGGCATCGGCAACCGGTTGCTGGACGCGATCAAGGCCAGGGCGCGCGGTAACGGCATCGACCGGCTGTACCTGCTCACCACCACGGCTGCCGGCTTCTTCGGCCAGCGCGGCTTCGTCATCGTCGAACGGAATACCGCGCCCGCCGCCCTGAAGGCATCCCGTGAATTCCAGGGCATCTGCCCTGCGTCGGCCACGATGATGGTGGCCGCGCTGACCATGTAAGGAGAATTGCCATGACTGCATCGCTTCCTCAGCTTCCCATTGCCGTGCTGGGCGCAGGCCCGATCGGACTGGCCGCCGCGGCGCACCTGATCGCACGCGGCCTTACGCCGGTCGTCTTCGAACAGGGCGCCAGCGTCGGGGCCAACCTGGAGACGTATCGCCACGTCCGGCTCTTCTCGCCATGGCGGTACGACCTCGACAAGGCAGCCAGCCAGCTGTTGCAAAGCGCCGGCTGGCAACCACCCGCTGCCGATGAATTGCCGACTGCCGGCGAGCTCCTCGACAATTACCTGCGGCCCCTGGCCGAACTGCCGATGCTGGCC contains:
- the arsN2 gene encoding arsenic resistance N-acetyltransferase ArsN2 yields the protein MEHMMTFRPATAADLPAIEALLEAAALPLEGARDHLDDFLVGEVDGVVGCVGGYERYDRLALLRSMAVTGHWRGRGIGNRLLDAIKARARGNGIDRLYLLTTTAAGFFGQRGFVIVERNTAPAALKASREFQGICPASATMMVAALTM
- a CDS encoding arsenate reductase ArsC, whose product is MNVLFLCTGNSCRSVLSEGTFNHFAPSGLKAISAGSQPAGQLHPRAVALLHRKGISTEGYFSKSWDDLPVTPDIVVTVCGSAAGETCPAYLGPVLRTHWGLDDPGHVVGSEEEIEGAFERTYEIILARLQAFLALPLEELRGDKARFKAELDRIGTLVP
- a CDS encoding metalloregulator ArsR/SmtB family transcription factor — translated: MQTKEVLAALAALAQESRLAVFRLLVQAGPAGLAASKIADKLDIAPSSLSFHLKELTHAKLLSSKQEGRFVIYSADIQTMNGLIGFLTENCCGGVPCGPDNGSCDAVSPN
- a CDS encoding metalloregulator ArsR/SmtB family transcription factor; the encoded protein is MTTCCEIKAPASQSAVDVDDLAVMCKALGHPARVQLLKHLAEYGACYFGNLTDFLPLAPSTVSQHVTILKQSGLILGSSDEQRVCYCVNPDRLAQLKQMIGTF